The Agelaius phoeniceus isolate bAgePho1 chromosome 4, bAgePho1.hap1, whole genome shotgun sequence genome includes a region encoding these proteins:
- the LRRTM1 gene encoding leucine-rich repeat transmembrane neuronal protein 1, whose translation MDFLLIGLCLNWLLRKPPGLILCTLGIFSKMLPAVNSGCPQLCRCEGRLLYCESLNLTEMPRNLSGMMGLSLRYNSLSELHDGQFTGLMQLTWLYLDHNHICSVEGNAFQKLRRVKELTLSSNKITQLPNTTFRPMPNLRSVDLSYNNLQSLEPDLFHGLRKLTTLHMRSNAIKFVPVRIFQDCRSLKFLDIGYNQLKSLARNSFAGLFKLTELHLEHNDLVKVNLAHFPRLISLHSLCLRRNKVTIVVNTLDWIWQLEKMDLSGNEIEYIEPHVFESVPHLKSLQLDSNRLTYIDSRVLDSWKSLTSISLSANAWDCSRNVCALASWLSNFQGRYDSNLLCATPEYAQGEDVLDAVYAFHLCEDADPTSVNTFSPVTNNSEQTLGYGSATATYDAPDGDEDRTTYAVTITMPGENSENAVQIHKVVTGTMALIFSFLIVVLVLYVSWKCFPAGLRQLRQCFVTQRRKQKQKQTMHQMAAMSAQEYYVDYKPNHIEGALVIINEYGSCSCHQQPARECEV comes from the coding sequence ATGGATTTCCTTCTTATTGGTCTCTGTTTAAACTGGCTGCTGAGGAAGCCCCCGGGGTTGATATTGTGTACGCTGGGTATCTTTTCTAAAATGCTTCCAGCTGTGAATAGTGGGTGTCCACAGCTCTGTCGGTGTGAGGGCAGGCTTTTGTACTGTGAATCACTGAATCTCACAGAGATGCCTCGCAACCTGTCGGGCATGATGGGCTTGTCTCTGCGGTACAACAGCCTTTCAGAGCTGCATGATGGACAGTTCACAGGGTTAATGCAGCTCACGTGGCTCTATCTGGATCACAATCACATTTGCTCAGTGGAGGGGAATGCCTTTCAAAAATTGCGGCGAGTTAAAGAGCTCACCCTGAGTTCCAACAAAATAACCCAACTGCCCAACACCACTTTCCGCCCCATGCCAAACTTGCGCAGTGTGGATTTATCATACAACAACCTGCAGTCTTTGGAGCCTGACCTGTTCCACGGGCTGAGAAAACTGACAACTTTGCACATGCGGTCGAACGCCATCAAGTTCGTGCCGGTGAGAATTTTTCAGGACTGTCGCAGCCTGAAGTTTCTAGACATAGGATACAATCAGTTAAAGAGCCTGGCTCGAAACTCTTTTGCTGGCTTGTTCAAACTCACTGAGCTGCACCTCGAGCACAATGACTTGGTGAAAGTGAATTTAGCCCATTTTCCCAGGCTCATCTCCCTGCACTCCCTCTGCTTGCGAAGGAATAAAGTTACCATCGTAGTAAACACTTTGGACTGGATATGGCAACTCGAAAAGATGGATCTCTCCGGCAACGAAATCGAGTACATCGAACCTCACGTTTTCGAGAGTGTACCTCATCTcaaatccctgcagctggacTCCAACCGGCTGACCTACATCGACTCCCGAGTCCTCGACTCCTGGAAGTCCCTCACGAGCATCAGCCTCTCCGCCAACGCCTGGGATTGCAGCCGGAACGTCTGCGCCCTGGCCTCCTGGCTCAGCAACTTCCAGGGTCGCTACGACAGCAacctgctctgtgccaccccCGAGTACGCCCAGGGAGAGGATGTTTTGGACGCCGTGTACGCCTTCCACTTGTGCGAGGACGCCGACCCCACGAGCGTCAACACCTTCTCCCCGGTGACCAACAACAGCGAGCAGACGCTGGGTTATGGCTCGGCCACCGCCACCTACGACGCGCCCGACGGCGACGAGGACCGGACCACGTACGCCGTCACCATCACCATGCCCGGCGAGAACTCCGAGAACGCCGTGCAGATTCACAAGGTGGTGACGGGCACCATGGCActgattttttccttcctcatcgTGGTTTTGGTGTTGTACGTCTCCTGGAAGTGCTTCCCGGCCGGCTTAAGGCAACTAAGACAGTGCTTTGTCACACAGCGCAGGAAGCAGAAGCAGAAACAGACCATGCACCAAATGGCTGCCATGTCAGCCCAGGAGTATTATGTTGATTACAAACCCAACCACATTGAGGGAGCCCTGGTGATCATTAATGAGTACGGATCTTGCTCCTGTCACCAGCAGCCAGCGAGGGAATGCGAGGTGTGA